The genomic stretch gctaaaggaggaattacgtacccagcgcaaagaaactaaaaatcttgaaaaaagagtggaagaattgacagctagactaattaatgcagagaaggtcataaacgaaatgacagagatgaaaaccatgacacgagaaatacgtgacaaatgcacaagcttcagtaaccgactcgatcaactggaagaaagagtatcagcgattgaggatcaaatgaatgaaatgaagcgagaagagaaaccaaaagaaaaaagaagaaaaagaaatgaacaaagtctgcaagaagtatgggattatgtaaaaagaccaaatctacgtctgattggggtgcctgaaagtgagggggaaaatggaaccaagttggaaaacactcttcaggatatcatccaggagaacttccccaacctagtagggcaggccaacattcaaattcaggaaatacagagaacgccacaaagatactcctccagaagagcaactccaagacacataattgccagattcaccaaagttgaaatgaaggaaagaatcttaagggcagccagagagaaaggtcaggttacccacaaagggaagcccatcagactaacagcagatctctcggcagaaactctacaagccagaagagagtgggggccaatattcaatgttcttaaagaaaagaattttcaacccagaatttcatatccagccaaactaagtttcatcagtgaaggaaaaataaaatcctttacagataagcaaatgcttagagattttgtcaccaccaggcctgccttacaagagaccctgaaggaagccctaaacatggaaaggaacaaccggtaccagccattgcaaaaacatgccaaaatgtaaagaccatcgaggctaggaagaaactgcatcaactaacgagcaaaataaccagttaatatcataatggcaggataaagttcacacataacaatattaaccttaaatgtaaatggactaaatgctccaattaaaagacacagactggcaaactggataaagagtcaagacccatcagtctgctgtattcaggagacccatctcacatgcagagacatacataggctcaaaataaagggatggaggaagatctaccaagcaaatggagaacaaaaaaaaagcaggggttgcaatcctagtctctgataaaacagactttaaaccatcaaagatcaagagagacaaagaaggccattacataatggtaaagggatcaattcaacaggaagagctaactctcctaaatatatatgcacccaatacaggagcacccagattcataaagcaagtccttagagatttacaaagagacttacactcccatacaataataatgggagacttcaacactccactgtcaacattagacagatcaacgagacagaaagttaacaaggatatccaggaattgaactcatctctgcaccaagcggacctaatagacatctatagaactctccaccccaaatcaacagaatatacattcttctcagcaccacatcgcacttattccaaaattgaccacataattggaagtaaagcactcctcagcaaatgtacaagaacagaaattataacaaactgtctctcagaccacagtgcaatcacactagaactcaggactaagaaactcaatcaaaaccgctcaactacatggaagctgaacaacctgctcctgaatgactactgggtacataacgaaatgaaagtagaaataaagatgttctttgaaaccaatgagaacaaagatacaacataccagaatctctgggacacatttaaagcagtgtgtagagggaaatttatagcactaaatgcccacaagagaaagctggaaagatctaaaatggacactctaacatcacaattaaaagaactagagaggcaagagcaaacacattcaaaagctagcagaaggcaagaaataactaagatcagagcagaactgaaggagatagagacacaaaaaaccctccaaaaaatcaatgaatccaggagttggtttttgaaaagatcaacgaaatcgacagaccgctagcaagactaataaagaagaaaagagagaggaatcaaatagatgcaataaaaaatgataaaggggatatcaccacgaaccccacagaaatacaaaccaccatcagagaatactataaacacctctacgcaaatcaactagaaaatctagaagaaatggataatttcctggacacttacagtctcccaagactaaaccaggaagaagttgaatccctgaatagaccaatagcaggctctgaaattgaggcaataattaatagcctacccaccaaaaaaagtccaggaccagatggattcacagctgaattctaccagaggtacaaggaggagctggtaccattccttctgaaactattccactcaatagaaaaagagggaatccttcctaactctttttatgaggccaacatcatcctgataccaaagcctggcagagacacaacaaaaaaagagaatttgagaccaatatccctgatgaacatcaatgcaaaaatcctcaataaaatactggcaaaccagattcagcagcacatcaaaaagcttatccaccatgatcaagtgggcttcatcctggggatgcaaggctggttcaacattcgcaaatcaataaacgtaatccagcatataaacagaaccaaagacaagaaccacatgattatctcaatagatgcagaaaaggcttctgacataattcaacagcccttcatgctaaaaacgctcaataaattcggtattgatggaaagtacctcaaaataataagagctatttatgacaaacccacagctaatatcatactgaatgggcaaaagctggaaaaattccctttgaaaactggcacaagacagggatgccctctctcaccactcctattcaacatagtgttggaagttctggctagggcaatcaggcaagagaaagaaatcaagggtattcagttaggaaaagaagaagtcaaattgtccctgtttgcagatgacatgattgtatatttagaaaaccccatcgtctcagcccaaaatctccttaagctgataagcaacttcagcaaagtctcaggatacaaaattaatgtgcaaaaatcacaagcattcttatacaccagtaacagacaagcagagagccaagtcaggaatgaacttccattcacaattgcttcaaagagaatcaaatacctaggaatccaacttacaagggatgtcaaggacctcttcaaggagaactacaaaccactgctcagtgaaatcaaagaggacacaaacaaatggaagaacataccatgctcatggataggaagaatcaatatcgtgaaaatggccatactgcccaaggttatttatagattcaatgccatccccatcaagctaccaatgagtttcttcacagaattggaaaaaactgctttaaagttcatgtggaaccaaaaaagagcccgcattgccaagacaatcctaagtcaaaaggacaaagctggaggcgtcacgctacctgacttcaaactatactacaaggctacagtaaccaaaacagcatggtactggtaccaaaacagcgatatagaccaatggaacagaacagagtcctcagaaataataccacacatctacagccatctgatctttgacaaacctgagagaaacaagaaatggggaaaggactccctatttaataaatggtactgggaaaattggctagccatgagtagaaagctgaaactggatcctttccttactccttatacgaagattaattcaagatggattttagagacttaaatgttagacctaataccataaaaaccctagaagaaaatctaggtagtaccattcaggacataggcatgggcaaagacttcatgtctaaaacaccaaaagcaagggcagcaaaagccaaaattgacaaatgggatctaattaaactaaagaccttctgcacaacaaaagaaactaccatcagagtgaacaggcaacctacagaatgggagaaaatttttgcaatctactcatctgacaaagggctaatatccagaatctacaaagaactcaagcaaatatacaagaaaaaaaacaaccccatcaaaaagtggacaaagtatatgaacagacatttctcaaaagaagacattcatacagccaacagacacatgaaaaaaatgctcatcatcactcgccatcagagaaatgcaaatcaaaaccacaatgagataccatctcacaccagttagaatggcaatcattaagaagtcaggaaacaacaggtgttggagaggatgtggagaaataggaacacttttacactgttggtgggattgtaaactagttcaaccattatggaaaacagtatggcaattcctcatggatctagaactagatgtaccatatgacccagccatcccactactgggtatattcccaaaggattataaattattctactacaaagacacatgcacacgtatgtttattgtggcactattcacaatagcaaagacttggaatcaacccaaatgtccatctgtgacagactggattaagaaaatgtggcacatatacaccatggaatactatgcagccataaaaatggatgagtttgcgtcctttgtagggacatggatgcagctggaaaccatcattcttagcaaactgtcacaagaactgaaaaccaaacaccgcatgttctcactcataggtgggaattgaacaatgagatcacttggactcgggaaggggaacatcacacactggggcctatcatggggaggggggagggcggagggattgcattgggagttatacatgatataaataatgaattgatgggtgctgacgagttgatgggtgcagcacaccaacatggcacaagtatacatatgtaacaaacctgcacgttatgcacatgtaccctagaacttaaagtataataataaaaaaaaaagagcagtttCAAAAATACGAAAGATAGAATATTCATAGATCCCTGAAGAAACTTCTACAGTATCCCACAGTTCCACAGTCTCTGATTCAGGAAATTGTATTAAAAGTTATATGTTGGCATTTTGGAATTTCATTTGGTATCAGCAGGATCAGAAACTTACCGACAGACAGAGGCAATAAAATCACATCAGTGGttggttacaaaaaaaaaaaaaatcccaatttaacattcaatttctctattttgaaaggtaaaaaataataaactatgttAAATCCCTTGTGCCCACCATGTACAGACCAAACAATACATGTCTGAAGGCTGAATGTGGGCTCACACATCATTAATTTGTAACTACAAATAATTGGGAAGGAGAAATGGATATTCAAGGATTCCTCAGCAGTTCAATGGGTCAAAGTCATTCAGTATCATCCAGAACTTCACCTTTACTTTCATCTCATTATTACCCAGATTTGGGCATGTTTTTGATATCCCTATGGTCCCGTCTACTCAAAATAGACTCTTCCATTGACCCCTTCTAGagggttttattattttattttttattttttgagatggagttttgctcttgtcacctaggctggagtacaatggcatgatcttggctcactgcaacctctgcctcccaagttcaagcgattctcctgcctcagcctcccgagtagttaggattacaggcacgtgccaccaagcccagctaatttttgtatttttagtagagacagggttttgttgtgttggcaaggttggtctcaaactcctgacctctggtgatccacccacctcagcctcccaaaatactggtgggatcacaggcgtgagtcaccgtgcctggcctacaggtCTATTCTTAATCCACCAGATACCTTACAGGAAATTTAGCTAAGGGCATTTTTTCATTgtcagttaataaaataaaagtggagaAGCATTAGCATTTGATGTATTCAGTTGTTATCTTGAGAAAAGACACATGTTTTCCGagcttccattaaaaaaatacagatttaagaCCAGGCatagtgcctcacacctgtaatcccaacactttggaaggctgaggtgggtgggtcatttgagcccagaagttcaagaccagcctgggcaaaataacaaaaccccatctctataaaagaatacaaaaattagctgagcgtggtggtgtgtgcctgtagtctctgctacacgggaggctgaggtgggaggatcacttgagcccagtaggtcaaggttgcagtgagctgtgatcatgccagtgtgctccagtctgggtgacagagtgagatcctgtctttaaaaaaaaaaaaaagtatagatttGCCCACTGGCTACGTTAGAGGAATAATAAAGCTGAAGCATACTTTTCTTCAAAAGATGTGTctctaaattttcatttcagaggTTTGGTAACAAAGGCACTGGTATAGATTTTTACTAGATGATTTTTCCACCTAGAAATAAACTGAGACAAAACACTGCTAGGTGGTTCATGTGATTGGAAATCCAGAGGACAGGCGAAGGGGAAAAGCACCCAGGGCCGATAGATTCTATAAAGTGGTCCAGAAATAGGAGTTGAAAAACTTACCAGAACTTACGCAGTTTAAATTGATGTTCCTAGCTCAAAgaggccttttaaaaataattgttataagCATCAGCAGATTGCAGCTGAAATGGTTTGAAATCAGTTTTAACTCATTTTCCATTCACAAAATACGAGAGGAGGAAGCCAATGGTACTGATTCACTTGAGAAACAGTACAAGGGTTTTCATAGTAGAGAAAGAGGTTGATTTCAGCTCAGACAGATATTTCAAGCTTCAAGCACCGTGTCTAGACTGAGAAGGATTTGCTAACCACAAAGTCCTATCAAACAAGGAGTGTAAATGTATTTCAGAGCAGCTTAAGTACTGGAGTTTCTGCAGAACTTAGACGATCAACAAAGACAAGGCCAGCTGCTTCTAGACCCCTGGCCTATGATTTCAGCTTTCCAAATTAAAGACGGTCTCATCAGCACATTTAATAGTAAATCCTCCAAGAGCAGAAGACTCTGAGTCAGTGAGGACTGACTGacatttgtgagtgtgtgtgtgtgtgtgtgtgtgtgagagagagagagagcgagcgagcgagcgtgTATGTTCTCATTAGGGGACGATCTATGATTTGACAGCCTcactgctgctgctcctgctgctgctcctgtTTCTGCTGCAGCTGTATGGTTTGTCATTAGTTGGAAAGGGCTGTAAGGGTTTGCAGAAACTGCAGTTTTAAAGACTGAGCACTGCTAAGTGGTCTCCATCTCAAATAGAGTAGATGAGATTTTCTGCAAGATTAGAAACTTGGAACTATTACCACTTCATCTACCCAGAAAATCAGGCAGTGCTACAGAGGATAAGGTAAGAGAAGAAATTGTCCTCTCTTGTATCTATGGGGCAGGGGGCATGGGGAAATGTCATCTCAATGGCTTCCTATTTTACATCAAAGACATCGCACCCTCTGAGAGCAAAAGAGGCAACAGCTAAATTTGTAACAAGCTTGATTATCGAGCTTCTTGGCTCTTTCCTCTggtatctttttcttcttcatcataCTTTTGCCAGGCATCTAAGAGGtgtattagtatttatttttcagttagcagatattatttaattttttttcgaTTGGGTACTGTTTCAAAACAAGGAGTTTTTACTGTTTCTCTTTCCCTAAGCATTTTTCTCCATTAAGAGGGAACTGATCCCTCTTAATGTGAGCTGGTCAAAACAGTTACTCCATTCTACACTAGAGACGCAATAAAGGAAGTTTTAAGAAGTACACATGAACCCTATTCCCATAGAAAAACGGGAAGTGAAAGGAGTGGAAGTGAGGGTTATTTGTGATTGGGACTTGATCAGAAATTGTAACACTATTAATGAATATGTACTGTGACCCTTCACAGGGGGATGGAACTGCTGCAATAAAGGTGGGCGCTGGAAAGACGATGTTTTGAGAAGTCAGTGTTTCCGAGAAACTTTAAGCCACTGAAGATGGAAAACGAGACAGTCAGTGAACTGAACCAAACACAGCTTCAGCCACGAGCAGCGGTGGCCTTAGAATACCAGGTGGTCACCATCTTACTCGTGCTCATTATTTGTGGCCTGGGCATTGTAGGCAACATCATGGTAGTCCTGGTTGTCATGAGAACCAAGCACATGAGGACCCCCACAAACTGCTACCTGGTGAGCCTGGCAGTAGCTGATCTCATGGTTTTGGTGGCCGCAGGCCTCCCCAACATAACAGACAGTATCTATGGTTCCTGGGTCTATGGCTATGTTGGATGCCTCTGCATTACTTACCTCCAGTATTTGGGAATTAATGCATCCTCTTGTTCAATAACAGCCTTTACCATTGAGAGGTATATAGCAATCTGTCACCCCATCAAAGCCCAGTTTCTCTGCACGTTTTCCAGAGCCAAAAAGATTATCATCTTTGTCTGGGCTTTCACATCTATTTACTGTATGCTCTGGTTTTTCTTGCTGGATCTCAATATTAGCACCTACAAAGATGCTATTGTGATATCCTGTGGCTACAAGATCTCCAGGAATTACTACTCACCTATTTACCTAATGGACTTTGGTGTCTTTTATGTTGTGCCAATGATCCTGGCTACCGTGCTCTATGGATTCATAGCTAGAATCCTTTTCTTAAATCCCATTCCTTCAGATCCTAAAGAAAACTCTAAGACGTGGAAAAATGACTCAACCCATCAGAAcacaaatttgaatttaaataccTCTAATAGATGTTTCAACAGCACAGTCTCTTCAAGGAAGCAGGTAAGCAAAACTGAAATTCCAAGTCAACAGAGAAAATGTGGGATAGAGTTCCTTGGAGATGGGAACAACTTTGCCCTGTTTAACTGATGGCAAAACCAAAATACAATCATGCAAATGTTTCACAGTGTAAGCTTCTCCCTAACATATTAAATCCATCTCTAAAGCAACTGGAGATCTAAAAATAGATAGGGAAAATTTGATAGCACATCAGCAGGTATCAATTCAGGTGCTATTAagatacaaagaaatataaacagaaacTCTGGAAATTCACCTTTAATATGTTTGTGCCTCTCTGGAAATGTTATCAGAATATTTGGACAATTTCTGGTTTCTGTAGAAAAGAGTTGTATTGCATGATAAAGAATTATCTTAAAAATCCATTGCACAACAAATATTTGACAGGACAGTTTGAAAACAggttagttaaaaaataaatgaaactttctTTGCCATTCTACAGTTACTCACAATGGAGACATATTCCTGACAAAGGTTCCTGGACTTATTTTTGGTAGGCTTAGGGGGGGATGATTCTATCACCCTCTCCTCCAGCTCCTTGCACAGTATCCCAGCATGCAGAAGCTGAAAATGCACTTTGCTTAGGAAATGTTctaataaaaaagacaacatCAAGCTCA from Rhinopithecus roxellana isolate Shanxi Qingling chromosome 9, ASM756505v1, whole genome shotgun sequence encodes the following:
- the TRHR gene encoding thyrotropin-releasing hormone receptor produces the protein MENETVSELNQTQLQPRAAVALEYQVVTILLVLIICGLGIVGNIMVVLVVMRTKHMRTPTNCYLVSLAVADLMVLVAAGLPNITDSIYGSWVYGYVGCLCITYLQYLGINASSCSITAFTIERYIAICHPIKAQFLCTFSRAKKIIIFVWAFTSIYCMLWFFLLDLNISTYKDAIVISCGYKISRNYYSPIYLMDFGVFYVVPMILATVLYGFIARILFLNPIPSDPKENSKTWKNDSTHQNTNLNLNTSNRCFNSTVSSRKQVTKMLAVVVILFALLWMPYRTLVVVNSFLSSPFQENWFLLFCRICIYLNSAINPVIYNLMSQKFRAAFRKLCNCKQKPTEKPANYSVALNYSVIKESDHFSTELDDITVTDTYLSATKVSFDDTCLASEVSFSQS